The Pelagibacterium halotolerans B2 genome has a segment encoding these proteins:
- a CDS encoding YciI family protein, giving the protein MRWAALFTDREDGADIRAEHTAAHQAYLRKYKGEILLAGAMRAEPGGSPVGGLWIFEAETRAEVEKIIAEDPFQIHGLRSSTTINAWGTAPGYEDVEIAPR; this is encoded by the coding sequence ATGCGCTGGGCAGCTCTTTTCACCGATCGTGAAGACGGCGCGGATATCCGTGCCGAACACACGGCCGCGCACCAGGCCTATCTGCGCAAATACAAGGGCGAGATCCTGCTGGCCGGCGCCATGCGCGCCGAACCGGGCGGCAGCCCGGTGGGCGGGCTGTGGATTTTCGAGGCCGAGACCAGAGCCGAGGTCGAAAAGATCATCGCCGAGGACCCCTTCCAGATCCACGGCCTGCGCTCCAGCACCACGATCAACGCCTGGGGCACCGCTCCGGGTTATGAGGACGTGGAGATCGCGCCGCGCTGA